GGCGCACGGGCTGCCGCCGGCGCTCGCCGAGCCGCTGCTGGCGAGCGCGAAGGAGTCCTTCGTGCACGGCGTGAACGTGGCCGGGCTGCTGGCCGCCGCGCTGCTGATCGGCGCCGCGGCGATGGCCTGGCGGCTGCTGCGCGGGCTGTCCGCCCCGGCCGCCGCACCCGTGCGGCAGCCGGCCCGCGAGAAGGTGGACGCGTAACCGGGCCCTGCCCGACACGAAAATCCGACACGAAAGTCCGATGAGACAGTCCGATACGAAAGGACCCGCCCCGCCGAGGCCCCGCGCCGGTGGGGCGAGCGCCGCCGGTCAGTCCCGGATCAGGACGCCTTCCTCCACCGCGGCCAGCGCGGCGCGCAGCAGCTCGCTGATCAGGCGGGCGGTCTGGTCGGGGATGCGGGCGACCAGGCGGGCGTGCGCCTCGGTCACCTTGATGACGGCCTCCTCGGCGATCCGGATGCCGTCCGGGGTCAGCTTGACGAAGCTGCTCCGGCCGTCCTTGGGGTCCGCCTCGCGGACCAGGTAGCCGGCCTCGACGAGCCGTTTCACGACGTTGCTGGTGCCGCCCGAGGACAGCAGCAGGGACTGGGACAGATCGGTCGGCGTGAGCCGGTGCGGCTCACCGATGCGTCTGAGTGTCGCAAGGACGCCGTAGTCGGCCTCGGTGAGACCGAGGCGTTCCAGTTCCTCGATGGTGAGGACCTGGAAGGCCGCGGCGAGGAGGGACGTCCGCTTGCTCAGCTCCAGCGGCAGTCCGGCGATCTCCGGCAGTTCCTTGCGCCAGGCCGTGATGATCTCGTCGACGTGATCATGTTTCACTGGCCGATACCTTTCCTGGTTGCTAGCTTCAGGGTAGAGCCTGAGCACGGCAGGTGATGTCGCTCAAGGAGTCCGGCGCCCGTTTTGTGCTCGGCTTGGTTCTTACCTGTTACCTCTTGTCACCCCTTGCAACACGCACAGTGCCTCACCTAGCATCTTCCTCGCACGAAATCTTTCGGTAAAGCTTTAGGGCAAGACAGTTCCTCTGGAGGATCCATGCAGGTTCGTATCGCCGTCGCCTACCACAGCGGCTACGGCCACACTGCCAAGCAGGCCGAGGCGGTGGCCGCCGGCGCGGGCAAGGTCGCCGACACCGAGGTCTCGCTCGTCTCCGTGGCCGAGCTCAACGACGAACTGTGGGCCACCCTCGCCGAGGCCGACGCCATCGTCTTCGGCTCGCCGACCTACATGGGCGGCAGCAGCGCCGCCTTCCGTGCTTTCGTCGAGGCGACCAGCGGCGTGTGGCAGCAGCAGCAGTGGAAGGACAAGATCGCCGCCGGCTTCACCAACAGCGGCAGCATGTCCGGCGACAAGCTGCACACCCTGGTCAACATGGCCCTGGTCGCCGCCCAGCACGGCATGATCTGGGTCGGCCTGTCCGAGTTCAGCGGCTGGAACTCCTCGACCGGCACGCCCGAGGACGTCAACCGCCTCGGCGGCTGGCTGGGCGCGATGGCCCAGTCCAACGTCGACGCGTCCCCCGAGGAGGCGCCCGGCGACGCCGACCTGCGCACCGCCGAGGTGCTCGGCCGCCGGGTCGCCGAGGTGGCCCACGTGCACGCCCTCGGCCGCGCCGCCAAGCCGGAAGCCGCAAACGCCTGACAACCCGGCAGGACCTAGGCAGGGGGAGGGCCCGGAACCATGGACATGCGCGACCTCTGGCGCCTCGACGGCCACGACCAGGCCGAACTGGTGCGCACCGGACAGCTGACACCGCTCGACCTGGTCGAGGCTGCCATCACCCGCATCGAGGCGTCCCGGCCCGAACTGGGCGCCGTGCCGATCACCTGCTTCGACCGGGCGATCGAGGAGGCCAAGGCCGCCGACACCCGGCCCGGGGGGAACGGCTCACCCCTGAGCGCCGTTCCGTTCCTGCTCAAGGACCTCGGGCCGGGCTGTGCGGGGCTGGCGGCCACCGCGGGATCGGCGTTACTCGCCGGGAACGTGCAGAAGCACGACAGCACCCTCGCCCGGCGCTTCCAGGCCGGCGGGCTGCGGATCCTCGGCAAGAGCGCCACCGCCGAGTTCGGCGTCCTGCCGACCACGGAGCCCGCGCACTACGGCCCCACCCGCAACCCGTGGGCCCGGGACCGCAGCGCGGGCGGCTCCAGCGGAGGCGCGGCGGCCGCGGTCGCCGCGGGCCTCGTGCCCCTGGCGCACGCCAACGACGCCGGGGGCTCCATCCGCATTCCGGCCTCCTGCTGCGGCGTCTTCGGGCTCAAGCCCACCCGGGCCCGCACCCCGATGGGCCCCGACGTGGGCGACCTGATGAACGGTCTGGCCGCCGAACACGTCGTCAGCCGCAGCGTGCGCGACAGCGCCGCCGCGCTCGACCTCGTCGCCGGCCCTGACACCGGAGACCCGTACTGGGCCCCGCCCGTCGACGGGACGTTCCTGGACGCGGTCCTCGCGCCCGCCGAACGCCCGCTGCGGATCGCGTTCACCACCCGCACCGGGATGACCGACCTCGACGCCGAGTGCGTCCGGGCCGTCACCGAGGCGGCGCGGCTGTGCGAGGAGCTCGGCCACGAGGTGGTCGAGGACGCGCCCGCGATCGGCATCGCCGACGTGGCCGCCGAGTTCCTCACCGTCTGGGCCGCCGGCGTCTCGTCCGCCGTCACCGCCCAGGCCTTCGTCGCGGGCCGGACCCCCCACCCCGGGCTCCTCGAACCCCTCACCTGGTGGCTGTACGAGCAGGGCAAGGCGGTGAGCGCCGCCGAGTACCTGCTCACCATCACGCGCCTGCAGCGCGCGGCACGGGCGCTGGCCTCCTTCCACGAGCGCCACGACGTCCTGCTCTCCGCGGTGACCGCCGAGCCTGCGCCTCTGCTCGGCACCTTCCACCACGGCAGCCCCCAGCAGCAGTTGGACCGGGCCCTGGCCTTCGCCTACGAGACGCCACTGGCCAACCTCAGCGGCCAGCCCGCCATGTCCGTCCC
The nucleotide sequence above comes from Streptomyces kaniharaensis. Encoded proteins:
- a CDS encoding MarR family winged helix-turn-helix transcriptional regulator, giving the protein MKHDHVDEIITAWRKELPEIAGLPLELSKRTSLLAAAFQVLTIEELERLGLTEADYGVLATLRRIGEPHRLTPTDLSQSLLLSSGGTSNVVKRLVEAGYLVREADPKDGRSSFVKLTPDGIRIAEEAVIKVTEAHARLVARIPDQTARLISELLRAALAAVEEGVLIRD
- a CDS encoding flavodoxin family protein, with product MQVRIAVAYHSGYGHTAKQAEAVAAGAGKVADTEVSLVSVAELNDELWATLAEADAIVFGSPTYMGGSSAAFRAFVEATSGVWQQQQWKDKIAAGFTNSGSMSGDKLHTLVNMALVAAQHGMIWVGLSEFSGWNSSTGTPEDVNRLGGWLGAMAQSNVDASPEEAPGDADLRTAEVLGRRVAEVAHVHALGRAAKPEAANA
- a CDS encoding amidase, which gives rise to MDMRDLWRLDGHDQAELVRTGQLTPLDLVEAAITRIEASRPELGAVPITCFDRAIEEAKAADTRPGGNGSPLSAVPFLLKDLGPGCAGLAATAGSALLAGNVQKHDSTLARRFQAGGLRILGKSATAEFGVLPTTEPAHYGPTRNPWARDRSAGGSSGGAAAAVAAGLVPLAHANDAGGSIRIPASCCGVFGLKPTRARTPMGPDVGDLMNGLAAEHVVSRSVRDSAAALDLVAGPDTGDPYWAPPVDGTFLDAVLAPAERPLRIAFTTRTGMTDLDAECVRAVTEAARLCEELGHEVVEDAPAIGIADVAAEFLTVWAAGVSSAVTAQAFVAGRTPHPGLLEPLTWWLYEQGKAVSAAEYLLTITRLQRAARALASFHERHDVLLSAVTAEPAPLLGTFHHGSPQQQLDRALAFAYETPLANLSGQPAMSVPLHRTADGIPVGVQFTGRFGEERTLLSLAAQLEAARPWA